One window from the genome of Brachyspira sp. SAP_772 encodes:
- a CDS encoding dihydroxyacetone kinase subunit DhaK, translating to MKKIINKPENFVDETIEGILYAYGDKVKILNGDNRILLNNQPVADGKVGIVTGGGSGHLPVFLGYVGDGMLDGCAIGNVFASPSANKMTDMIKACNHGAGVLCLYGNYGGDNMNFDMACENADFEDIKTATVRVKDDIASNDDPEKRRGVAGMVYAFKIAGAAAKKMMSLEEVVRVTEKALANIRTMGVALSPCILPEVGNPTFFINDDEMEIGMGIHGEPGIDVKKMMSADEIAELIFKKFETELSFNKGDEVSVMVNGLGATPMEEQLIVYRKLHLLLQERGVTSFMPHIGEFATSMEMAGLSITVFKLDEELKELLRYPAMTPFYTNHNK from the coding sequence ATGAAAAAAATTATAAACAAACCTGAAAATTTTGTTGATGAAACTATTGAAGGTATTTTATATGCTTATGGCGATAAAGTAAAAATATTAAATGGTGATAATAGAATATTATTAAATAATCAGCCTGTAGCAGATGGAAAAGTAGGAATAGTAACAGGCGGCGGAAGCGGACACTTACCTGTATTTTTAGGATATGTTGGTGATGGTATGTTAGACGGATGTGCTATTGGAAATGTATTTGCTTCACCTTCTGCAAATAAAATGACTGATATGATAAAAGCATGTAATCATGGTGCTGGAGTATTATGTTTATATGGTAACTATGGCGGAGATAATATGAACTTTGATATGGCATGTGAAAATGCTGATTTTGAAGATATTAAAACTGCTACAGTGAGAGTAAAAGATGATATAGCTTCTAATGATGATCCAGAGAAAAGAAGAGGCGTTGCTGGTATGGTATATGCTTTCAAAATAGCAGGTGCAGCTGCTAAAAAAATGATGAGTTTAGAAGAAGTTGTTAGAGTAACTGAAAAAGCTTTAGCAAATATTAGAACTATGGGTGTTGCTTTATCACCTTGTATTTTACCAGAAGTTGGAAATCCTACTTTCTTTATTAATGATGATGAAATGGAAATAGGTATGGGAATACATGGAGAGCCCGGAATAGATGTAAAAAAAATGATGAGTGCTGATGAAATAGCTGAATTAATATTTAAAAAATTTGAAACTGAATTGTCTTTTAATAAAGGTGATGAAGTATCTGTAATGGTTAATGGATTAGGTGCTACTCCAATGGAAGAACAATTAATAGTATATAGAAAATTGCATCTTCTTTTACAAGAAAGAGGAGTAACTTCTTTTATGCCTCATATAGGAGAATTTGCTACTTCTATGGAAATGGCTGGACTTTCAATTACTGTATTTAAATTGGATGAAGAATTGAAAGAACTTTTAAGATATCCAGCAATGACACCTTTTTATACAAATCATAATAAATAA
- a CDS encoding ureidoglycolate lyase has translation MSFIDIKIEDITKENSKEFGTLVTDKFSEPSYKDDSYSYFSKLAVNNFTEDVSFSIVQSYKEANGIVPTLEYHEKTVEVLIPTDDVILVLAKGDKVPDIKTAKALLLKKGDAFIIDPYIWHYAPLTTDKVVNTFVIFNCNTSDSDLFKLEIEDKLRAV, from the coding sequence ATGAGTTTTATAGATATCAAAATAGAAGATATTACAAAAGAAAATTCAAAAGAATTTGGTACTTTAGTAACTGATAAGTTTTCAGAGCCTTCTTATAAAGATGATAGTTATTCTTATTTCAGCAAATTAGCTGTAAACAATTTTACAGAGGATGTAAGTTTTTCTATAGTACAATCTTATAAAGAAGCTAATGGTATAGTGCCAACTTTAGAGTATCATGAAAAGACTGTTGAAGTATTGATACCTACTGATGATGTTATACTTGTACTTGCTAAAGGAGATAAAGTACCAGATATAAAGACGGCAAAAGCATTGCTTCTTAAAAAGGGAGATGCTTTTATTATTGACCCGTATATATGGCATTATGCTCCGCTTACAACTGACAAGGTAGTTAATACTTTTGTTATATTTAATTGTAATACATCTGACTCTGATTTATTTAAATTAGAAATAGAAGATAAATTAAGAGCTGTTTAA
- a CDS encoding dihydroxyacetone kinase subunit L — protein MTAYELKNVFSSISDIISKNKDYLIELDAQNGDGDLGLSMSNGFKAVSDFLNTNEEKDIGKVFMKMSSVFNEVSPSSLGTILSFSMIGIAKSLKGKEEANVADFSNALENGVKLIMEKANSKLGEKTILDSLYPAVETLKNNQNLEPKELFKKAFEAASAGSESTKNMKAVHGRASYYGEKSIGVLDGGSVVGKLIFEGIYNYYSNK, from the coding sequence ATGACTGCTTACGAATTGAAAAATGTTTTTTCATCTATTAGCGATATAATAAGTAAAAATAAAGATTATTTAATAGAGTTAGATGCTCAAAATGGCGATGGAGATTTAGGCTTATCAATGTCAAATGGATTTAAAGCTGTATCTGATTTTCTTAATACTAATGAAGAGAAAGATATAGGAAAAGTATTTATGAAAATGAGTTCTGTTTTCAATGAAGTATCTCCGTCATCTTTGGGTACTATACTTTCTTTTTCTATGATTGGTATTGCAAAATCTTTGAAAGGTAAAGAAGAAGCTAATGTAGCTGACTTTTCTAATGCATTAGAAAATGGAGTTAAGCTTATTATGGAAAAAGCTAATTCTAAATTGGGCGAGAAAACAATTTTAGATTCTCTATATCCAGCAGTAGAAACGTTAAAGAATAATCAAAACTTAGAACCTAAAGAATTATTTAAAAAAGCTTTTGAAGCTGCTAGTGCTGGTTCTGAAAGCACAAAAAATATGAAAGCTGTTCATGGCAGAGCTAGCTATTATGGTGAAAAAAGTATAGGTGTATTAGACGGCGGTTCTGTTGTTGGAAAATTAATTTTTGAGGGAATATATAATTATTATTCTAATAAGTGA
- a CDS encoding ABC transporter permease, translating into MKQLQDLMKDKKIFRLLIIGVLIIIIMSILTNGRFLYIKNLSSMLFLIPELGILSLGIMIAMIVGGIDLSLVSIANLSAILATKFILYMNGSPIGIVLGILLGLLIGAICGFINGFLISRINVHPILVTLGTFQLFQGIGVVITKGYAVTNLPQAFIHIGNGSILNIPIPFIVLLMVWAFVAFLLNKTGFGQSLYLIGTNYKASKLSGLNSDQILNITYTIVGIIGAIAGIIMVARTNSAKSDYGLSYTLQSILICMLGGVNWSGGVGKSIGIIISVFILQFLSSGFSLMRYSNFFKDFTSGAFLLFILIFYHYMGIYDENKSKKLLKKMNNTATDGGGTK; encoded by the coding sequence ATGAAACAATTACAAGATTTAATGAAAGATAAAAAAATATTCAGACTATTAATAATAGGTGTTCTAATTATTATAATAATGTCTATATTAACTAACGGCAGATTTTTATACATTAAAAATCTATCATCTATGTTATTTTTAATACCAGAATTGGGAATATTATCATTGGGTATTATGATAGCGATGATAGTTGGAGGTATAGACTTATCATTAGTTTCTATAGCAAATTTAAGTGCTATATTGGCAACTAAATTTATACTATATATGAATGGAAGTCCTATAGGAATTGTATTAGGCATATTATTAGGATTATTAATCGGTGCTATATGCGGATTTATAAATGGTTTCTTAATATCAAGAATAAATGTACACCCTATACTTGTTACATTAGGTACTTTCCAATTATTTCAAGGTATAGGTGTAGTTATAACAAAAGGATATGCTGTAACTAATTTGCCGCAAGCATTTATACATATAGGTAACGGTTCAATATTAAATATTCCAATACCTTTTATTGTATTATTAATGGTATGGGCATTTGTAGCATTTCTTCTAAATAAAACTGGCTTCGGGCAAAGTTTATACTTAATAGGTACAAACTACAAAGCTTCAAAATTATCAGGATTAAATAGCGATCAAATTTTAAATATTACTTATACAATAGTTGGTATCATTGGTGCTATAGCTGGTATTATAATGGTTGCTAGAACTAATTCTGCTAAATCTGATTATGGTTTATCATATACTTTACAAAGTATATTGATATGTATGTTGGGAGGAGTTAATTGGTCTGGAGGCGTAGGTAAATCTATAGGTATTATAATATCTGTATTTATACTACAATTCTTATCATCAGGTTTTTCTTTGATGAGATACAGTAACTTCTTTAAAGATTTCACTTCAGGAGCTTTCTTATTGTTCATACTTATTTTCTACCACTACATGGGAATATATGATGAAAACAAAAGTAAGAAGCTATTGAAAAAAATGAATAATACCGCAACAGATGGAGGAGGTACAAAATGA